The DNA sequence GGGTAGAGCCTAATGTGGGagttgatctcatgaccctgagatcataacctgagctaaaatcaagagtcagatgtttaaccaactgagccatccaggtacccccccgcttttttttaattttaaggaaaaataaaagaatagctaAGTGGCGAGTAATGTGGTAGAAActataagaacaaaagaaagaaggttatagagaggtggggaagctggTAAATTAGGAGTTGGTAGGTGGGGCAAGAAAAGTGTTCAAAAAGAGGCAGGTCTTGAAAGGTAGTAAAATTTGGATGCATGGGGCACCTGTgcagctcagtccattaagcatctgccttcggctcaggtcatgatcccagcgtcctgggatcaagtccctcaccaggcctctgctcagtggggtgtctgcttctcctccctctgcctgctgctcccccacttgtgctctctttttctgacaaataaataaataaaatcttttttaaaaaataaaaataaagaaatactagtAATCTATCTGACAAAAATGTCTCAGGttattatttgcaaatcattCTGCACTCATTGCAAAAGTTTTATTCTATACTGAACCATCATTTACATGATTCTTTACAAGTAAAATAACTGCTCACAAGAAACTATTCAAAGCACTATATAACTAAGGGCaacactgagctgggagcctggtcaTCAGGGTTTCACTTTACTTCTTTGAAAGGATCTTATATGGAACAACTCTGGGATGCCAGACACTGAAGCTGGCATCTCTGAACATTATGTTTCACTGCAAACTCACCAGATTCTTGAagctttcattttacaaatgaaagaaatggcAAGAATTAATTTGTGAGCCTTGGCAAGTCattatttcaaataaagaaaGTATTAAATTTGGAGGATGTCTTAAAACAAGGGGGACCAGTATTTACTAAAGAAttctaggcacctgggtggcctagtcggttgggcatctgccttcagctcaggtcgtaatcccggGGTGCTGGGTTGGAGcccttattgggctccctgctcagtggggagcctgtttctccctcaccatctgccattccccctgcttgtgctctcttgctttcactctctctctccaataaatagaatcttaaaacaaaaaatgaattctaaCACCTCAAGCAagaacagaattttatttatatatgtgattaaaacccttcaatcCACTAAACACCAGTGTTCTAGAGTTTGCCAGTCATAGAATTAAGATGAGACTGTTTGATAGGTCTACCTATTTAAAAGGAAATGCATAGATCCATagaaagaaagcattaaaaaatgcaTGTAAAGTAATACTAATGAATAGAAGAAAATCCTGTGAGTTTATGtctatatatattcatacaccGTCTCATCAGGCAAGGAATTTGAGGTAGTAatggttgttttatttattacataCCCTTCCCAGCAATAACTCTAGAGTATCAGAGAAGCATCTTTGACCTTATCTTTGACCTTAAttttggaggcgcctgggtggctcatggggttaaggctctgcttttgactcaggtcatcatctcagggtcctgggattgagcccccaattgggctctctgctcagcagggagcctgcttccccttctctctctgcctgcccttctgcctacttgtgatctctctctctctctctctctctctcgctctcaaataaataaataaaatcttattttaaaaatataaaaaaaaatttttaatttttttaaaatttttaaaaaataacttacgtttgaatctcaattttaaaaacaaaaaagaaatgtgtcagcattaaaaattatatcaagaagaaagctaaaaaaaaaaaaatagggcagaAGATGGAATACCTTAGTCATCACAAGCTTCTTCAGTGGACACCCGAACAATCCAGATATCCCCAAATAGAAGGTTAGTAAAGCcaccaaaatgaaaaagataaaactcaCATGACAACTAAAAACACATGCCTCAAGCAAATTTCGGAGGCCAGAGCTGCTGCTGAATGTtggtttttctcattctttccacATAAAGCTCTGAAATTTCACCATTGCAATTAGCCTTCTTTCATTTAGCTATTGTCCCTTTCTTTAGACCTTCCTTTAGGCAAATGCCAGCCTTTATGAACGTGGAAAGATTACATTTCATACATttatgaaagggaagaaaagcccAGTGGTTTTTTCTTATCTCTAGCATTTACCATCACACCATTAATCACTAGTGCTTAGGCTTCGCTGGTTTCCCagctctggggaggggtgagACAAGATGACCAACATTCCTTAACGCTGGTGCATTTTTTTACCTACCTTAAAAGGGTGTGATGAGAATTACTCCCAGCTTAACAAGTTAAAGTTTATAAAGCACCTCAACGGCCTTGGAGAGATGGCACCCTCCAGAGAAGAATAGTAACACACCACTGCTGTGAAAATAAGGcatagggggcctgggtggctcagtttattaagcaactgcctttggctcaggtcatgatcccagggtcctgggatcaagccccacgttgggctccttactcagcgggaagcctgtgtctccctctccctcttcctgctactctgcctgcttgtgcgtgctcgctctctctctctctctgtcagatagaaagagagagagagaagagaaagaagataggGCAGGCAAATGTAAAAACTAATTCCTGAAGAGCTACGCAGCAAAGGGAATTATCACCTATTTAATAGTGTGTGCCAATCAAAGGCAGTCCAAGGAGAAATTAACAGAAGGCAGAACACAGGCTAACAAATGATTGATGGCGATTAAAGCACACGCACACAATTTAAAGAGACTGCCAAGATAAAAACTAGTTTTAATAAGCAAAACTCAGCTACCTGAGCATAAAGCGGAGGCCAAGAAAGGTTTTAAAATcatctacactttttttttttaagttactttttaggggggcctgggtggctcagtcattaagcatctgctttcagcttggttCGGGTGggggatcccaaggtcctgggattgagctccgcctGCCAGgcagcccacttctccctctcccactccccctgcttatgtttcttccctctcttgctcgctctctctctcaaataaataaataaaatctttttttttaaaaaaagatgctttttaaaaattgtggtaaagtaaacataacaaaatttaccatcttcacATTTGTGTCTGCTCAGTAttgttaagtacattcatattgcTCTGCAACCaacctccagaactcttttcatcttgcaaaactgcaACTCTATATCCATTAAACAACTCCTCATTTCCCCTCCACCCAGCCACTGGCAACTCAGTTCTGTTTACTGTCTCTGAAATTGACAATGCCAGGTACTTCATGTAAGGGGAATCCTATAGGAGcgtcttaacaaaacaaaacaaaacccaaaaaacaaaaaccaaaacttttAAACCAGAGAAACTACTAGCAGAGGCAAAAGGAAGTAATGTAAAGTACAAAGGGACAGAAAAACAGGAAGCAGAAAGTGAACTGGGGAGGATTCTAGATTTTGGTTATCTGTAAAATGATTCCAGTCATAACATTAGTTATCGGAAGTGGATACGTATCTTTACTAAATACCTTTtcaaccaaaacagaaaaaatatgagcagaaagcagacaggGGGAATTCCACATTTTAGTATCTGCAAAATGACTCCAGGCATAACACTGATTAGCAGAAGTGGATTCAGATCCCCTTCTCCAACacctttaaaacaaagataaaatcagCATCATCTTAGTTTCTTAAGATTTGACTCAAAAAAGGAAGTTGCTATCACCATCTCAGGCTCGAAtttaatcagaaagaaaagcaTCTTCGTACCATCATTTCAGTGACAATGAACCCCCATCTAAAACTGTTTCCAGTCTTTCCAGGATATTCTCTGCTCAAGTAAGCATATTGCTGAGATCTAATAGTACATGCAGGAAAAACTAttatatttaattctttctttttaacagtgAAAATACCTAATCTGATCTCAGAACACAAAGAAAACTTCAATACAAACGTACCCTTAGAAATATGGGGATTGAAATGACCATAGAGAATGACAATTAagtaaacctaaaactaatgctgatgCTAGAGCTAATTTCAACTTTAAGAGGATAATATGAACAAAAGTTAGGAGTTTGTTGGGAAATTTCCATTCTCATtgtattaagtattttaattGCATTTGCTAATCTGGGGATGTGTTCTTCCCCAGTTGGGAAATCATGAAGCAAAATGAATAGAATTACACTTTCAGGAAAGAATTCTAAGTCATCGAAACCTCTGAAAGATTAAAACTGtaattctgggggaaaaaaaaaaagtttttgttttgctccacctttttttttttttcttgatagagTAAATGCCCTGAGGCTCTGACCTAGCTTCAGAAAAAGAGCCAGTAGAGTGGGTTCCAACTGCAGATTAGCAAAACtgtaatggggattaagaagtgaCACAGAAAAGGAACACCCTGAAAGTGTGTATATAAGGGCCAAAAAGACAGCTTGCAAATACGGGCTTCAGTGTCACCTCTCCTCTTCCCCGGAACGAGCTCAACATTTGCAGGAGGAGGACCATGTCTTGCTCTTCTCGAGTGTCCTCTTCCAGGGCTGGAAGCAGCGGCATGGTCAGGGTGTCTGCTGGTGGGAGCAGCTTCAGCAGTGGAAGCAGATGCGGTGTGGGGGGTGGCTCTGCCCGGGGCTTCCGAGGAGGAACCGGTAGCTGTGGCCTGAGTGGGGGATCGACCAGTGGCTTTGGAGGTAGCTTTGGGGGAGGTTTTGGTAGCTGCTCAGGAGGGGGTGGTTTGGGAGGAACTGCAGGCTCTGGGGCTGGCTTTGGAGGAGGTTCTGGCTTTGGTGGGGGTTCTGGCTTTGGTGGGGGGTCTGGCTTTGGTGGGGGTTCTGGAATTGGTGGTGGTGCTAGTGGAGGCTTCTACAGCTACGGCGGTGGAATGGGGGGTGGTATGGGAGGGGGTGTTGGCGATGGGGGCCTTTTCTCGGGAGGTGAAAAGCAAACCATGCAGAACCTCAATGACCGCCTGGCCAGTTACCTAGACAAGGTCAGAGCCCTGGAAGAGGCCAATACGGATCTGGAGAACAAAATCAGGGAGTGGTATGAGAAATTTGGGCCTGGATCTGGAGATGGTGGATCTGGAAAAGATTACAGCAAATACTATCCAGTCATTGAAGATCTCCGGAACCAGGTAAGACACTATCCACTACCGAGTTTCtattatttctgtatcttttgctCTTATTCAGACCATATACTGTAATGAAGATTTCAAGTCAAGGAATTATTTAAAGACATATTTGCTTGTTGTACATGTAAAATGGGACTTGGTATGTTTTAACTATGACAGTACTGTATATGACATCCAACCGTACTAATTATCTGTTTGCATCTCAAATTTGAGTGTTTCTACGTAAGAGCAAAATTTATATAATGCAAGACAGCTAATTAACAGGTACATACAAGAATGGTGGCAATGAGTCAACACTAGCTTAATCTAATGTTTCTGATTAATTCTGGCAGGTCGACATATTTTAGTGTCTTGCTATATTTAAATCATCTTTACAACTACTTTTCTTCCTAGGAAATCTGGTGCAAATACTGTGTGAGCAGAATCTGAAATGTTTACCCACCATTGtatgggaaatattttttaaagactttttaaaagtaaaattcattttttgtacTATTTTCTGAAAGAACTTATAGATGAACTGATTCtccaaagcaaaagaaataagcAGAGGGCTGTGCTCTATAAAACAATGTTTCATGCCTATTCCAGTAAATGTGTAAACTGTTACCTTTTTGCAGAAAGATATAGCCCAACAACACCAGATTATCAATAAAGATGTCATTACTAAGCACGTTTTCAGAGCAATTTTCCTTTAAATGCCAACATGAAGGACATCTACCCTCACAGAGGGGCATGCAGACACAGGTAAAAAGTATCCATGATGCATTCACTATTATTGCTTTTTCCAGATCATTACTGCAACTATTGAAAATGCTGGGATCGTTCTGCAGATCGACAATGCCAGACTGGCTGCTGATGACTTCAGAATGAAGTAAGAAAAGAGAAGACTTGCAAATGTTGtgggagaaataaaatgcaatctGTCTGTTTCACTTATTCTAAATTTAAAGAACTATGTTTTAGGAGATCAAGACCTAAATTTACAAACATTCcaagagtaaatttaaaaaaaacaccactccgctccaacaaggaaacaaaaagagaggCAAATTAAGGATGAAATTTTTGTTCTAAAAAATATTAGCCGTCAATAGAATTAATACTCAGTTCACAATTTTCGTTCCAGGGGAATCATTCCTAAGAGAAAACttagtagcctttttttttttttaaatcaaatagcTCAGGAGGGGGTGCGTGGCTGATTCACTCAGAGGAAAATGGAGCTCTTGATCTCGGTccgagtcatgagttcaagccctgcgttaGACGTAGAGAGGACATAAATAAACCGAGAGCTCAGaggaaaaatctttttcttcaCTATGCGAGAATTGATGGATTTGAAATGCTCTGTCCTGTCCTACTGTTATCCTTTCCAGGTACGAGAATGAGCTGTATCTCCGGCAGGCCGTGGAAGCCGACATCAATGGCCTGCGGAAAGTTCTGGATGACCTGACCATGACACGCTCTGACCTGGAGATGCAGATCGAGAGCCTCACCGAGGAGCTGGCCTACCTGAAAAAGAATCACGAGGAGGTAGGAACACATTCCACATTATTAAAGGGCCCTGGCCTACCCCACAtcattctgtaaaaataaaatacgtTTTCTCTAAATGGATTTCTGACACCTATGATCGAGGAAACAAGTAGTCACGAGCAAATTATATCTGAATTTAGTGGGAAGCGGGGGTAGCCTGTAGTGTCCTAGTTTCGGTTTTTTGGTTGGCTATGCACGTTTTAAGAAGtctttgctttcctctttttatCACCTTGGTGTTTCTCTTCACACTAGGAAATGAAGAGCATGCAAGGAAGCTCCGGAGGGGACGTGACCGTGGAAATGAACGCTGCCCCAGGGACTGACCTGACCAAGTTACTGAATGACATGCGGGCGCAGTATGAGGAGCTGGCTGAGCAAAACCGCCGCGAGGCCGAGGAGCAGTTCAACAAACAGGTAGATCATCACGGCTGGATGCCCGAGCCCGCGGTCACATGCAGgccacctccctcctcccagtTCTTCAGCCTGCCCTGACCGCATCTGCTTTTTTCTCTAGAGTGCGTCGCTGCAAGCACAAATTTCTACAGATGCCGGGGCAGCCAGTTCCGCCAAGAATGAGATAACAGAACTGAAACGTACTCTGCAAGCTCTGGAAATTGAGCTTCAGTCCCAAATGGCCATGGTGAGTGCAAAGAGGTTTGCAACATCTCCAACAGGCAGTTAAGCGATCCCGTGTTCTTTCTTTGCCAAGATGTTCCACTTGGCACATAATGAAAGCAGCATTAGGAGAGCTCGTTTGTGGTTATAGAAAGCATAAACATTCCAGTTCAAGATCATATACTTCTGTAGAAGATTCGGCTTAAAGAAAAACAGTTACGCCAACAAGAAATAAGGAACCAATCATAGAACACCCTAAGTTGTCACTTGAAGGTGTACTTCTTTTAGCACCTTATAAAGGGGAGTTTTGCATCAcgaggttttgatttgctttttttcttagaaaagctCCCTGGAGGGAACCCTGGCTGACACAGAAGCTGGCTACATGGCTCAGCTGTCAGAAATCCAGATGAAGATCAGCGGCCTGGAGGAGCAGATCTGCCAGATCCGGGGCGAGACCGAATGTCAGAACGCAGAGTACGAGCAACTTCTGAACATCAAGACCCGCCTAGAGATGGAGATTGAGACCTACCGGCGCCTGCTCgatggggagggagggtgagtgAAAGTTATGAACCCACTCCGTGCATTCCTTGGTGTACTTCTCTTATGAAACCAGAAAGGGGTCTGAGGGCTGGACTTAGTTTAAAAAGtcacagtggggcacctgggtggctcagttggttaagcatctgactcttgatcctagctcaggtcttgatctcagggtcatgaattgaagccctgtgttgggctccatgcccatcttaaataataatgatgatgatgatgatgatacaaAGTCACAGAGACTCAGTCCAATCCAAAAATATTTACCTTCATCATGGAGAGCCCCCTGCATggtgggtttctcccacctttGCAAACTACAAAGGAAAACAACTCTTTTTTCCTCTAGGGGTTGTGGTTCTGGAGGATCTGATCTTAGAAACTCGGGATCCAGAAGTACAGGATCCAGAAACATGGGATCTGGTGACTCGAGATCTGGAAGCTGTTCTGGCCAAGGAAGAGGTAAACGCTCCTTAATGCTCATGATCAtcttataatttaaaagtaaaggCATGCTTCTCTTGTCTTATAAAAAGCATATACTACTGCTTACAAAATCTTAACCCGAGAGAACTTACTTAAAGAATGCATTTGAATGTCTCTTGATCTGGGTTTCTGTGATCGTTTCCAGACTGACATAGTGATTCTGTGACTTTCAGATCCAAACAAGACCAGAGT is a window from the Neovison vison isolate M4711 chromosome 5, ASM_NN_V1, whole genome shotgun sequence genome containing:
- the KRT24 gene encoding keratin, type I cytoskeletal 24, with translation MSCSSRVSSSRAGSSGMVRVSAGGSSFSSGSRCGVGGGSARGFRGGTGSCGLSGGSTSGFGGSFGGGFGSCSGGGGLGGTAGSGAGFGGGSGFGGGSGFGGGSGFGGGSGIGGGASGGFYSYGGGMGGGMGGGVGDGGLFSGGEKQTMQNLNDRLASYLDKVRALEEANTDLENKIREWYEKFGPGSGDGGSGKDYSKYYPVIEDLRNQIITATIENAGIVLQIDNARLAADDFRMKYENELYLRQAVEADINGLRKVLDDLTMTRSDLEMQIESLTEELAYLKKNHEEEMKSMQGSSGGDVTVEMNAAPGTDLTKLLNDMRAQYEELAEQNRREAEEQFNKQSASLQAQISTDAGAASSAKNEITELKRTLQALEIELQSQMAMKSSLEGTLADTEAGYMAQLSEIQMKISGLEEQICQIRGETECQNAEYEQLLNIKTRLEMEIETYRRLLDGEGGGCGSGGSDLRNSGSRSTGSRNMGSGDSRSGSCSGQGRDPNKTRVTKTIVEEVVDGKVISSQVSNVSEVKVK